The following are encoded in a window of Nitrospirota bacterium genomic DNA:
- a CDS encoding HEPN domain-containing protein: MEEFDTTKTISYWHSSAKYDLSVATAMFKSKKYPYSLFMGHLALEKLLKALIVKNTNKTCSL; this comes from the coding sequence ATGGAAGAATTTGATACAACTAAAACAATATCTTACTGGCACAGTAGTGCCAAATACGATTTAAGTGTTGCTACGGCAATGTTTAAAAGCAAAAAATATCCATATTCCCTCTTCATGGGACACTTAGCCTTAGAGAAACTACTGAAGGCATTAATTGTTAAAAATACAAATAAAACATGCTCCCTATAG